One genomic window of Equus caballus isolate H_3958 breed thoroughbred chromosome 6, TB-T2T, whole genome shotgun sequence includes the following:
- the FERRY3 gene encoding ferry endosomal RAB5 effector complex subunit 3 isoform X1: MEILPKKMKKNRERFCNREREFVYKFKVGNQCLELRVPLRFPVQENASHLHGRLMLLHNLPCFIEKDLKEALSQFIQEESLRDYDRDAEASLEAVKAGEVDLHQLASTWAKAYAETTLEHARPEEPSWDEDFADVYHGLIHSPASETLLNLEHNYFVSISELIGERDVELKKLRERQGIEMEKVMQELGKSLTDQDVNSLAAQHFESQQDLENKWSNELKQSTAIQKQEYQEWVIKLHQDLKNPNNSSLSEEIKVQPSQFRESVEANGRIYEEQRKLEESFTIHLGAQLKTMHNLRLLRADMLDFCKHKRNHRSGVKLHRLQTALSLYSTSLCGLVLLVDNRINSYSGIKRDFATVCQECTDFHFPRIEEQLEVVQQVVLYARTQRRSKLKESHDSGNRNGGSDDKTKNSDRNYLNILPGEFYITRHSNLSEIHVAFHLCVDDNVKSGNITARDPAIMGLRNILKVCCTHDITTISIPLLLVHDMSEEMTIPWCLRRAELVFKCVKGFMMEMASWDGGVSRTVQFLVPQSISEEMFYQLSNMLPQIFRVSSTLTLTSKH; the protein is encoded by the exons ATGGAAATCCTgccaaagaagatgaagaaaaacagagaaagattctGCAACAGAGAGAGGGAATTTGTGTATAAATTCAAAGTAGGAAATCAATGTTTAGAACTTAGGGTGCCCCTCAGATTTCCTGTTCAAGAGAATGCCAGTCATTTACATGGACGTCTGATGCTTTTGCACAATTTGCCATGCTTTATAGAAAAAG ACTTAAAAGAAGCTCTGAGCCAGTTTATACAAGAAGAATCCCTCAGAGATTATGATAGAGATGCTGAAGCGTCCCTGGAAGCCGTGAAGGCAGGTGAAGTCGATCTACATCAGCTGGCAAGTACGTGGGCCAAAGCTTACGCAGAG ACCACCCTGGAGCACGCGAGGCCTGAAGAGCCCAGCTGGGATGAAGACTTCGCAGATGTGTACCATGGCCTAATCCATTCTCCTGCCTCGGAGACCCTCCTAAATCTGGAACATAACTACTTTGTTAGCATCTCAGAACTGATTGGCGAGAGAGATGTGGAGCTGAAGAAATTACGAGAGAG ACAAGGTATTGAAATGGAAAAAGTGATGCAAGAATTGGGAAAATCCCTGACAGATCAAGATGTAAATTCACTGGCTGCTCAGCATTTTGAATCCCAGCAA GACTTAGAAAATAAATGGtcaaatgaattaaaacaatCAACTGCCATCCAGAAGCAAGAGTATCAGGAGTGGGTGATAAAACTTCATCAAGACCTAAAAAACCCCAACAACAGCTCCCTCAG TGAGGAAATTAAAGTTCAGCCAAGCCAGTTCAGAGAATCCGTAGAAGCAAATGGAAGGATTTATGAGGAACAGAGAAAGTTAGAAGAAAGTTTTACCATTCACTTAG GAGCCCAGTTAAAGACCATGCATAATTTGAGATTGCTGAGGGCAGATATGCTGGACTTCTGTAAGCACAAAAGAAATCATCGGAGTGGTGTGAAACTCCATCGACTCCAGACAGCACTGTCACTTTATTCCACATCTCTCTGTGGCCTGGTTTTACTAGTAGATAATCGAATTAATTCATATAGTGGAATTAAAAGAG ATTTTGCCACAGTTTGCCAGGAATGCACTGACTTCCATTTTCCCCGGATTGAAGAGCAACTGGAagttgtccagcaggtggtactttATGCTAGAACCCAGCGCAGGAGTAAGTTGAAAGAATCACATG ATTCTGGAAACCGAAATGGAGGAAGTGATGATAAGACTAAAAATTCTGATagaaactatttaaatattttacctg GAGAATTTTACATTACACGGCATTCTAATCTCTCAGAAATCCATGTTGCTTTCCATCTTTGTGTGGATGACAATGTGAAATCAGGAAACATCACTGCTCGTGATCCTGCCATTATGGGACTCCGAAATATACTCAAGGTTTGCTGTACCCATGACATCACCACAATAAGCATTCCTCTCTTGCTGGTGCATGATATGTCAGAG GAAATGACTATACCGTGGTGCTTAAGGAGAGCAGAACTTGTGTTTAAGTGTGTCAAAG GTTTCATGATGGAAATGGCTTCATGGGATGGAGGAGTTTCTCGGACAGTGCAATTTCTGGTACCACAG AGTATTTCTGAAGAAATGTTTTATCAACTTAGCAACATGCTCCCCCAGATCTTCCGAGTGTCTTCAACACTTACCCTAACATCCAAGCACTGA
- the FERRY3 gene encoding ferry endosomal RAB5 effector complex subunit 3 isoform X2, with protein MEKVMQELGKSLTDQDVNSLAAQHFESQQDLENKWSNELKQSTAIQKQEYQEWVIKLHQDLKNPNNSSLSEEIKVQPSQFRESVEANGRIYEEQRKLEESFTIHLGAQLKTMHNLRLLRADMLDFCKHKRNHRSGVKLHRLQTALSLYSTSLCGLVLLVDNRINSYSGIKRDFATVCQECTDFHFPRIEEQLEVVQQVVLYARTQRRSKLKESHDSGNRNGGSDDKTKNSDRNYLNILPGEFYITRHSNLSEIHVAFHLCVDDNVKSGNITARDPAIMGLRNILKVCCTHDITTISIPLLLVHDMSEEMTIPWCLRRAELVFKCVKGFMMEMASWDGGVSRTVQFLVPQSISEEMFYQLSNMLPQIFRVSSTLTLTSKH; from the exons ATGGAAAAAGTGATGCAAGAATTGGGAAAATCCCTGACAGATCAAGATGTAAATTCACTGGCTGCTCAGCATTTTGAATCCCAGCAA GACTTAGAAAATAAATGGtcaaatgaattaaaacaatCAACTGCCATCCAGAAGCAAGAGTATCAGGAGTGGGTGATAAAACTTCATCAAGACCTAAAAAACCCCAACAACAGCTCCCTCAG TGAGGAAATTAAAGTTCAGCCAAGCCAGTTCAGAGAATCCGTAGAAGCAAATGGAAGGATTTATGAGGAACAGAGAAAGTTAGAAGAAAGTTTTACCATTCACTTAG GAGCCCAGTTAAAGACCATGCATAATTTGAGATTGCTGAGGGCAGATATGCTGGACTTCTGTAAGCACAAAAGAAATCATCGGAGTGGTGTGAAACTCCATCGACTCCAGACAGCACTGTCACTTTATTCCACATCTCTCTGTGGCCTGGTTTTACTAGTAGATAATCGAATTAATTCATATAGTGGAATTAAAAGAG ATTTTGCCACAGTTTGCCAGGAATGCACTGACTTCCATTTTCCCCGGATTGAAGAGCAACTGGAagttgtccagcaggtggtactttATGCTAGAACCCAGCGCAGGAGTAAGTTGAAAGAATCACATG ATTCTGGAAACCGAAATGGAGGAAGTGATGATAAGACTAAAAATTCTGATagaaactatttaaatattttacctg GAGAATTTTACATTACACGGCATTCTAATCTCTCAGAAATCCATGTTGCTTTCCATCTTTGTGTGGATGACAATGTGAAATCAGGAAACATCACTGCTCGTGATCCTGCCATTATGGGACTCCGAAATATACTCAAGGTTTGCTGTACCCATGACATCACCACAATAAGCATTCCTCTCTTGCTGGTGCATGATATGTCAGAG GAAATGACTATACCGTGGTGCTTAAGGAGAGCAGAACTTGTGTTTAAGTGTGTCAAAG GTTTCATGATGGAAATGGCTTCATGGGATGGAGGAGTTTCTCGGACAGTGCAATTTCTGGTACCACAG AGTATTTCTGAAGAAATGTTTTATCAACTTAGCAACATGCTCCCCCAGATCTTCCGAGTGTCTTCAACACTTACCCTAACATCCAAGCACTGA